The following proteins come from a genomic window of Candidatus Thorarchaeota archaeon:
- a CDS encoding GTP-binding protein, with product MTAEYRFKIIMLGDGAVGKTALTTRFTQDHFDADYKRTIGSDFSVKRLQVPDINANVTLQVWDLAGQPRFEVVRQSFYRGARGGLLVFDVTRRRTFLNLDRWREEARASLGRDVPMVVVANKVDLEGSRVVTTQEGEEYAKRIGSLYVESSALTGENVEDSFVKLCRVMIEEAKKAI from the coding sequence GTGACAGCTGAGTACCGGTTCAAGATAATCATGCTTGGGGACGGCGCAGTGGGTAAGACCGCACTCACTACCAGGTTCACACAGGACCACTTTGATGCCGACTACAAGCGCACAATCGGCTCAGACTTCTCTGTGAAGAGACTACAAGTACCTGATATCAATGCCAATGTGACGCTACAGGTGTGGGACCTTGCAGGTCAGCCCAGGTTCGAGGTTGTGAGACAGTCATTCTACAGGGGAGCGAGGGGAGGACTCCTCGTCTTTGATGTCACACGAAGACGCACCTTTCTCAATCTGGACCGCTGGAGGGAGGAGGCTCGGGCAAGTCTGGGTAGGGATGTGCCCATGGTGGTTGTGGCCAATAAGGTGGATCTGGAGGGCAGCAGAGTGGTCACGACACAGGAGGGAGAGGAGTACGCCAAGAGGATTGGCTCACTCTACGTGGAGTCGAGTGCTCTCACCGGGGAGAATGTCGAGGACTCGTTTGTGAAACTGTGCAGGGTTATGATTGAAGAGGCAAAGAAAGCAATCTAG
- a CDS encoding thioredoxin family protein produces MEDTSQTTTAEGSNRPSSVIEIVFFKSDTCGFCFRAEEVLHEFLSTLDPKMFMIKVINVSQQPEAAEAYGVLAVPTIMIGSMSLTGIPEPDVMMKMILGHRLSKKGSVE; encoded by the coding sequence TTGGAAGACACATCTCAGACGACCACCGCTGAGGGCTCGAATCGGCCATCTTCTGTGATTGAGATAGTGTTTTTCAAGTCGGACACATGCGGTTTCTGTTTCAGAGCAGAGGAAGTACTGCATGAGTTCCTTTCAACGCTAGACCCCAAGATGTTTATGATAAAAGTCATCAATGTAAGTCAACAACCTGAAGCGGCCGAAGCGTATGGCGTGCTTGCTGTGCCCACCATAATGATTGGTAGTATGTCATTGACAGGTATTCCGGAACCTGACGTCATGATGAAGATGATACTCGGACATCGACTGTCCAAGAAGGGATCTGTAGAATGA
- a CDS encoding AAA family ATPase, giving the protein MSGQDIDRVKTGIPGLDELVEGGFPRGDTILVAGKPGTGKSILATQFLYRGAVEYGEPGVLVTLEEPPHLIKRNMLRFGMNLSKLEQENMLGIVDLSPAKPPSVTVVEYPSFDLSGLEAIILNRINKIHARRVVIDTLSIMAYKFRSRDILREEFFKLCAHITGTGATLLLTSEIPAQETGLGVFDIEAFLASGVIVLYNEKISDTSRSRSIEVLKLRGSKHSSRIHSMRITDEGIRVWPGEIGPGS; this is encoded by the coding sequence ATGAGCGGACAAGATATCGATCGGGTTAAGACAGGCATTCCCGGTCTGGACGAGCTAGTGGAAGGCGGCTTTCCACGCGGTGACACCATACTTGTGGCCGGGAAGCCGGGTACAGGCAAGAGCATCTTGGCCACGCAGTTCCTGTATCGTGGAGCGGTTGAATACGGAGAACCAGGCGTACTCGTGACGCTGGAGGAACCTCCTCATCTCATCAAGCGCAACATGCTCAGGTTTGGCATGAATCTAAGCAAGCTTGAACAAGAGAATATGCTTGGCATTGTTGACCTCTCTCCGGCAAAGCCACCATCTGTCACAGTGGTCGAGTACCCAAGTTTCGACTTGTCCGGTCTTGAAGCCATCATCCTGAATCGAATCAACAAGATTCACGCTCGCAGGGTGGTCATCGATACACTCTCCATAATGGCTTACAAGTTCAGAAGTCGTGACATACTACGGGAGGAGTTCTTCAAACTGTGTGCGCATATCACCGGGACAGGCGCGACTCTCCTACTTACAAGTGAGATTCCTGCCCAAGAGACCGGCCTTGGCGTCTTTGACATCGAGGCTTTTCTCGCCTCAGGAGTCATTGTGCTATACAACGAGAAGATCAGTGACACATCACGGTCACGGTCAATAGAGGTGCTGAAGCTCCGTGGCTCGAAGCACAGTTCACGAATTCACTCCATGAGAATCACAGACGAGGGCATTCGCGTCTGGCCTGGCGAGATTGGACCCGGCAGCTAG